A window of Garciella nitratireducens DSM 15102 contains these coding sequences:
- a CDS encoding distal tail protein Dit yields MEEPQMYYDIYNESSIMTKFNGAILEEKIPGFRTLNVFGRETIGRENIIQKIEGREGVLYIGNSLPSRVIRVEYWLKADTAQELMHKFELLNYYLKGEQNKIVFTDDPDYYWIGTLDNMDEIEDATNWVVSKFTILCPDPYKYSNELKQLVGVDNLEFGYLNMYPILPEEIKLTMNKDGDIINFKNTTRAKNIILNSNFTIGQEILINPSEQEITLNGQNILNTLDLTSNLEDFYLEFGDILTSTLSCDIQITFRDRRR; encoded by the coding sequence ATGGAAGAACCACAAATGTATTATGACATTTATAATGAATCTTCTATTATGACTAAGTTCAATGGAGCTATTTTAGAAGAAAAAATACCAGGATTTAGGACATTGAATGTTTTTGGTAGAGAAACAATAGGGAGAGAAAATATAATTCAAAAGATAGAAGGTAGAGAGGGCGTTTTATATATTGGAAATTCCTTGCCTTCAAGGGTTATAAGAGTAGAATATTGGTTAAAAGCGGATACAGCACAGGAACTTATGCATAAGTTTGAATTGCTTAATTATTATCTCAAAGGGGAACAAAATAAGATTGTTTTTACTGATGATCCTGATTACTATTGGATAGGAACGCTTGACAATATGGATGAAATAGAAGATGCAACTAATTGGGTGGTTTCAAAATTTACCATATTATGCCCAGATCCATATAAATATTCAAATGAATTGAAACAACTCGTAGGGGTGGATAATTTAGAGTTTGGTTATTTGAATATGTATCCAATCCTACCAGAAGAAATAAAGTTAACTATGAATAAAGATGGAGATATTATTAATTTTAAGAATACTACAAGGGCTAAGAATATTATATTAAATTCTAACTTTACAATAGGACAAGAAATATTAATAAATCCATCAGAACAAGAAATAACATTAAACGGACAGAATATACTGAATACTCTTGATTTAACAAGCAATTTAGAAGATTTTTATTTAGAGTTCGGGGATATTCTAACATCTACATTATCTTGCGACATTCAAATAACATTTAGGGATAGGAGGCGATAA
- a CDS encoding DUF5072 family protein, with translation MIKKLSFIEVLEGIINLIELKTGKRCYDDIPINANLPFYFAEIIGQEPDPSKTMWKEKYYVNIHAFSEGGSSIHIYNTIQELEEAMTESITIKENYELIRQHPTGLQRILTEEDNIKHAVLGYEFLIMYGYKTKL, from the coding sequence TTGATTAAAAAACTAAGTTTCATAGAAGTATTAGAAGGCATTATCAATTTAATTGAACTTAAGACAGGTAAAAGATGTTATGATGATATACCAATAAATGCTAATTTGCCTTTTTATTTTGCAGAAATTATAGGTCAAGAGCCAGATCCTTCTAAAACAATGTGGAAAGAAAAGTATTATGTAAATATCCACGCCTTTTCAGAAGGTGGTTCATCTATACACATATATAATACTATACAAGAGTTAGAAGAGGCTATGACAGAATCTATAACTATAAAAGAAAACTATGAGCTTATTAGACAGCACCCTACTGGTTTACAGAGAATTTTAACAGAAGAAGATAATATAAAGCATGCTGTACTTGGATACGAGTTTTTAATCATGTATGGGTATAAAACAAAATTATAA
- a CDS encoding phage major tail protein, TP901-1 family, translated as MAFENNLYCDFTDTTTNAVNGKDIILAIFNSDGSKLLAISGQQSLTLNLEKDVIEIDAKTTKGGWRTKLPGMKNWTIENDALYIPTDESQKVLRSSFDNDEIICIKVVNAKTETPLFGGLAIISELSIEAPSDDVATCSITLEGSGALVDLVENESATMMPGDTEGTGV; from the coding sequence ATGGCTTTTGAAAATAATTTATATTGTGATTTTACAGATACAACTACAAATGCTGTAAATGGGAAAGATATTATTTTAGCAATTTTTAATTCAGATGGATCAAAGTTACTTGCAATATCAGGACAGCAGTCTCTTACGCTAAATCTTGAAAAAGATGTAATTGAAATAGACGCTAAAACTACAAAAGGTGGCTGGAGAACAAAACTTCCTGGTATGAAAAACTGGACAATTGAAAATGATGCATTATACATTCCAACGGATGAATCTCAAAAAGTATTGAGATCAAGTTTTGATAATGACGAAATTATATGTATCAAAGTTGTAAATGCAAAGACAGAAACACCGCTGTTTGGAGGTCTGGCTATTATCAGCGAATTATCAATCGAGGCACCAAGCGACGATGTTGCAACATGTAGCATAACATTAGAAGGAAGTGGTGCATTAGTAGATTTAGTTGAAAATGAATCCGCTACAATGATGCCAGGTGATACAGAAGGAACGGGGGTATAA
- a CDS encoding capsid assembly scaffolding protein Gp46 family protein — translation MKKNEPIKMKLQLFAEKLNEETEVEEAEVEDKAIQEETEQEETEQAEKTYTEEELQKIIKDRIAREKKAAQKAVKEAEKLAKMNEDQKKQYELEKLKEELEEYKKKDAFYALSKEASKILSEHNIIADDEILQFVVKDTAEDTKKSVESFVSLIDAKVKEGVKKVLSGSNPKVKKSNNKAMTKAEIMSIKDTTERQKMIAKHIDLFK, via the coding sequence ATGAAGAAAAATGAACCAATAAAGATGAAATTACAACTGTTTGCAGAAAAATTAAATGAAGAAACCGAAGTTGAAGAGGCTGAAGTAGAGGATAAAGCAATACAAGAAGAAACTGAACAAGAAGAGACTGAACAAGCAGAAAAAACTTATACAGAAGAAGAGTTGCAAAAGATAATTAAAGATAGAATTGCTAGAGAGAAAAAAGCAGCCCAAAAAGCAGTTAAAGAAGCTGAAAAACTCGCAAAAATGAACGAGGACCAGAAAAAGCAATACGAGTTAGAAAAACTTAAAGAAGAATTAGAGGAATATAAAAAAAAGGATGCTTTTTATGCACTATCAAAAGAAGCTTCTAAAATACTTTCAGAGCATAATATTATAGCTGATGATGAGATTCTACAATTTGTAGTGAAAGATACCGCTGAGGATACTAAAAAATCAGTAGAAAGCTTTGTGTCTTTAATTGATGCAAAAGTAAAAGAAGGAGTTAAAAAAGTATTATCTGGAAGTAACCCAAAAGTTAAGAAAAGTAATAATAAAGCAATGACAAAGGCAGAGATTATGTCGATAAAAGACACAACAGAAAGACAAAAGATGATTGCTAAACATATTGATTTATTTAAATAA
- a CDS encoding phage tail spike protein — MIYLFNKNEELFKIIPKKDVIDPITDEILNGLLQIDVEVLDKHFEYVKNAEFIGHKDYENKNIFYLYKINSINTNNYNLKITGLHTVFDDLKSYGYIKDKRPTNTTADIALAQILEGSRWEVGKVQVSNTGSANFYDISRLDALSKLIDVWKCEIGYRMIFDGQKIIGRYIDLYNQRGTDTGKRFVYGTNALTIEYEENKNEIYTALVGRGKGEEKYDEEGNPTGGYGRKITFENIEWSKSNGDPVDKPLGQDYVEIPEMTSLYGYSDGSPRVKLVDYNDIEDPEELLQVTYNDLSNTSRPKVQFKSTVERIGNIHIGDTVRIIRQDFGFYYTARVFEIKRNLLNNAKTEVKLGDYINRSSAKKNKELRNELKNLSHSLSQIAVNTDLKKESLVKQIQDYLTTSLYNEDGYNYDLRAGNEYNLPAGYYSFDSPIELNPTKVIYVGAGKMAIANEKDSNGDWKWTTWGTGDGLVADAIVAGMLSGGKVHFDLTNGTLLIGNSTDDYSLLWDGSTLNIKGNVDITANPTIKGINDALDSQGKIIDSQGKTIDSHGNTIDSQGNIIEAHDTEIEKYKDGKLVGQTYSFTGSAFSIGGRSGDMAEHNNSKSKWTHSDGSYTEIGAKEMERYIAGSGHNYHFLIHVATFVAGSSSGRWIQLPNEFKGKKFSVYYAMADSLQNPEGILASALHRFVATGTPGESIDYTNAKVPVTGYKLTIDLSNNYKRSTSNIQGMLIAIY, encoded by the coding sequence TTGATATATTTATTTAATAAAAATGAAGAGTTATTCAAGATTATCCCCAAGAAAGATGTTATAGACCCTATCACTGATGAAATATTAAATGGCTTATTGCAAATAGACGTTGAAGTGTTAGACAAACATTTTGAGTATGTTAAAAATGCTGAATTTATTGGACATAAAGATTATGAAAATAAAAACATCTTTTATTTATACAAAATAAACAGTATTAATACTAATAATTATAATTTGAAAATAACTGGCTTGCACACAGTTTTTGATGATTTAAAATCTTATGGATATATAAAAGATAAAAGGCCAACTAATACAACTGCAGATATTGCTCTAGCACAAATACTAGAAGGTAGTAGATGGGAAGTTGGAAAGGTGCAAGTATCTAATACAGGCTCTGCAAATTTCTATGATATAAGCAGATTGGATGCCTTATCTAAGCTTATAGATGTATGGAAATGTGAAATAGGCTATAGAATGATATTCGATGGTCAAAAGATAATAGGGCGCTACATTGATTTATACAATCAAAGAGGGACAGATACAGGAAAAAGATTTGTGTACGGAACAAACGCTCTTACCATAGAGTATGAAGAGAATAAGAATGAAATATATACTGCTTTAGTGGGCCGTGGCAAAGGTGAGGAGAAGTACGACGAAGAAGGTAATCCCACTGGTGGCTATGGGAGAAAAATTACTTTTGAAAATATAGAATGGAGTAAATCAAATGGGGATCCAGTGGACAAACCTCTAGGACAAGACTATGTTGAAATACCTGAGATGACATCTTTATATGGCTATAGTGATGGTAGCCCAAGGGTAAAATTAGTTGATTACAACGATATTGAAGATCCAGAAGAATTATTACAAGTAACATATAATGACCTTTCAAACACATCTCGCCCAAAAGTACAGTTTAAGTCTACCGTAGAAAGGATAGGGAATATCCATATAGGAGACACTGTAAGAATCATTAGACAGGATTTTGGGTTTTATTATACAGCTAGAGTATTTGAGATAAAAAGAAATTTATTGAACAATGCTAAAACAGAAGTAAAACTAGGTGATTATATCAATAGATCTTCAGCAAAGAAAAACAAAGAATTAAGGAACGAACTAAAAAATCTTTCTCATTCTTTATCACAGATTGCAGTAAATACTGACCTTAAGAAAGAAAGTTTAGTTAAGCAAATACAAGACTATCTAACAACTAGCCTATACAATGAAGACGGCTATAATTATGATTTAAGAGCTGGAAATGAATACAATCTTCCTGCTGGATACTACTCCTTTGATTCTCCTATAGAACTGAATCCCACAAAGGTCATCTATGTAGGTGCTGGGAAAATGGCAATAGCAAATGAGAAAGATAGTAACGGTGATTGGAAATGGACCACATGGGGTACAGGTGATGGTCTTGTTGCAGATGCTATTGTTGCTGGAATGCTATCAGGCGGGAAAGTACACTTTGATCTTACGAATGGTACTCTTTTGATTGGGAATAGCACAGATGATTATTCTTTATTGTGGGATGGCAGCACGTTAAATATTAAAGGCAATGTAGATATAACAGCTAATCCCACAATTAAAGGTATAAATGATGCTCTAGATAGTCAAGGAAAGATAATAGATAGCCAAGGAAAAACCATAGATTCTCATGGGAATACAATCGATTCTCAAGGAAACATAATAGAAGCACATGATACAGAAATAGAAAAATATAAAGATGGAAAACTTGTAGGACAAACATATAGCTTTACTGGCAGTGCTTTTAGTATAGGAGGAAGAAGCGGAGACATGGCGGAGCATAACAACTCAAAATCAAAATGGACGCATTCTGATGGCTCATATACAGAAATAGGTGCGAAGGAGATGGAAAGGTATATTGCAGGCAGTGGGCATAACTATCATTTCCTTATCCATGTTGCGACGTTTGTTGCAGGAAGTAGTAGTGGCAGGTGGATACAACTACCCAATGAATTCAAAGGGAAGAAATTTAGCGTTTACTATGCTATGGCGGATAGCTTGCAAAATCCCGAGGGCATCCTTGCAAGTGCTCTACATAGATTTGTTGCAACAGGAACCCCGGGAGAAAGCATAGATTATACAAATGCAAAAGTGCCTGTTACGGGATATAAATTAACAATAGATTTAAGTAATAACTACAAAAGATCTACCAGCAACATACAAGGCATGCTTATAGCCATTTATTAG
- a CDS encoding phage tail protein gives MSDYTLSAKITADNKDFKNKINDTKDSVDNLDENSSKLSSTLSKIGKIAASAFAIDKIVSFGSKIVTTTADLNAMDAQFQQVFKGSQGEEALNRITKASKDLGIHTDRLKGSFNQFGAQVKGAGMKGSKAMEATDKATRLAADAAAFYDISLEESSAALASFMKGNFEAGDAIGVFTSAKQMDIKSNEMYGKSWADLSEDERQWLLLDTVGKTYELNGAMGQAARESDSYSNVMGNLKATWDEFLQVIGQPILNGVIVVMQGLISTITGTIGFVTNLSNTWNNFKSVIENNKTALTMIGIALGALGVALVAYNASLIITAIGVTALTVAEKAHAVATKMATIATGGFQAALAFLTSPITLVILAIGALIAIGVLLYKNWDTVKAKAIEIWTAIKNFFSETWDSIKTTAISIWNSITEYFSEKWNSIKNLGKEMFENLKDIISTIWNAIKTVTSTVWNGIRNFLSNLWNGIKIIVSTVFSAYKKIVTNIWNAIKTVTSTVWNGIKNFLSNLWNGIKIIVSTVFNSIKTVITTIWNAVKSVTSSVWSSIRSVITNLLGSIKSKFQSIFNSLKSIVSGAFNSVRNAVSSGMHNALNAVTSFFSKFKNAGANLVGMIADGIRGAVGKVTSAIKGVVSKVRDFLPFSPAKVGPLKDLDKLNFGGTISMGIDKGAYEVEKSMQNMLTMKTPLNVETTNVNKVIDYDFSSGVQTKQSNTFIFKLGNRSFKAFVDDVSDVQNKEIELEEIYGL, from the coding sequence GTGTCAGATTATACTTTATCAGCTAAGATAACCGCAGATAATAAGGACTTTAAAAATAAAATAAACGATACTAAAGATTCTGTAGATAATTTAGATGAAAACTCTAGTAAACTTTCTTCTACTTTAAGTAAAATAGGTAAAATAGCGGCTTCAGCTTTTGCAATAGATAAAATTGTAAGCTTTGGTAGCAAGATCGTAACCACAACAGCAGACTTAAACGCTATGGATGCTCAATTTCAACAAGTATTTAAAGGATCGCAAGGTGAAGAAGCTTTAAATAGAATTACTAAAGCTAGTAAAGATTTAGGGATTCATACTGACAGATTAAAAGGCTCATTTAATCAATTCGGTGCTCAAGTTAAAGGAGCAGGGATGAAAGGTTCAAAAGCCATGGAAGCTACAGATAAAGCAACAAGACTCGCAGCAGATGCGGCGGCTTTTTATGATATATCTTTAGAAGAATCTTCAGCGGCTTTAGCTAGTTTCATGAAAGGCAATTTCGAGGCTGGTGATGCTATAGGAGTTTTTACGAGTGCTAAGCAGATGGATATAAAATCTAACGAAATGTATGGCAAATCTTGGGCTGATTTAAGTGAGGATGAAAGGCAATGGTTACTACTTGACACCGTAGGGAAAACCTACGAATTAAATGGCGCTATGGGTCAAGCCGCAAGAGAATCAGATTCTTACAGTAACGTTATGGGTAACTTAAAAGCTACATGGGATGAATTTCTACAAGTTATAGGTCAGCCAATACTTAACGGCGTTATAGTAGTAATGCAAGGTTTAATAAGTACTATTACAGGAACTATAGGATTTGTAACTAACTTAAGTAATACCTGGAATAATTTTAAAAGCGTAATAGAAAATAACAAAACTGCATTAACCATGATAGGGATAGCTTTAGGTGCTTTAGGAGTTGCATTAGTGGCTTATAATGCTAGTCTAATAATTACAGCTATAGGGGTAACAGCTTTAACGGTTGCTGAAAAAGCGCATGCAGTCGCTACGAAAATGGCTACGATCGCTACGGGAGGGTTTCAAGCAGCACTTGCATTTCTTACTAGCCCAATCACTCTTGTAATATTAGCAATAGGGGCTTTAATAGCTATAGGAGTACTTCTTTATAAAAACTGGGATACTGTAAAGGCTAAAGCTATTGAAATATGGACAGCTATAAAGAATTTCTTTAGTGAAACATGGGATAGTATTAAAACAACAGCAATTAGTATATGGAACAGTATTACAGAGTACTTTAGTGAAAAGTGGAATTCTATTAAAAACTTAGGGAAAGAGATGTTTGAAAATCTAAAAGACATTATAAGTACTATATGGAATGCTATTAAAACAGTTACATCTACCGTATGGAACGGAATTAGAAACTTCTTATCTAATCTATGGAATGGTATAAAAATTATTGTAAGTACAGTATTCAGTGCATATAAAAAAATAGTAACAAATATATGGAATGCTATTAAAACAGTTACATCTACCGTATGGAACGGAATCAAAAACTTTTTATCTAATCTATGGAATGGTATAAAAATTATTGTAAGTACAGTATTTAATAGTATCAAAACGGTAATAACAACTATATGGAACGCTGTAAAATCTGTTACATCTTCAGTCTGGAGCAGTATTAGAAGTGTAATTACGAATCTGCTTGGATCTATTAAGAGCAAATTTCAGAGTATATTTAATAGCCTCAAAAGTATTGTTTCAGGTGCATTTAATAGTGTAAGAAATGCGGTAAGCAGCGGTATGCATAATGCACTAAATGCGGTAACTAGTTTTTTTTCTAAGTTTAAAAATGCAGGAGCGAATTTAGTAGGCATGATAGCTGATGGAATAAGAGGTGCTGTAGGTAAAGTTACAAGTGCAATTAAAGGAGTAGTAAGTAAAGTAAGAGATTTCTTGCCTTTTTCGCCTGCAAAAGTAGGACCATTAAAAGATTTAGATAAACTTAATTTCGGTGGAACTATATCAATGGGTATTGATAAAGGAGCATATGAAGTAGAAAAGTCAATGCAGAATATGTTGACTATGAAAACTCCACTTAATGTAGAAACTACTAATGTTAATAAAGTAATTGATTATGATTTTAGTAGTGGAGTACAAACAAAACAATCCAATACCTTTATCTTTAAATTAGGAAATAGAAGTTTTAAGGCTTTTGTAGATGATGTATCAGATGTTCAAAATAAAGAAATAGAACTAGAAGAAATTTATGGATTATAG